In the Bacteroidota bacterium genome, one interval contains:
- a CDS encoding phosphatase PAP2 family protein, translating into MIRCLIVFLLLLVCSQADAQFPAKNPSDTTSIHADSSTIAALKESSASHIIWHDVKEGAYDGLQYVQRPLHWNLREWAIMATGIGFTAMLEVVDDPLARSFFQHNQGKFGDQIEKFGNNFYGNGIATGLTAITLYSVGLETDNNKLRVMGRHVLQSFAYAGLTTTALKIIVGRNRPFLNQGSFVYHGFSLSNVWNSMPSGHVTVAAALSESLAADIGNTYASIGLYTCLAATVFGRLYSDEHWLSDTFLGGVIGTAAGYWVSQEEDHYDMKTNSPKHAGLMIVPTGNGFALIWPL; encoded by the coding sequence ATGATTCGATGCCTTATCGTATTTCTTCTTCTGTTGGTATGCTCGCAGGCGGATGCACAATTTCCCGCAAAGAACCCGTCCGACACGACATCCATCCACGCTGATTCGAGCACCATTGCGGCTCTCAAAGAGTCATCCGCCTCGCATATTATTTGGCATGATGTCAAAGAAGGTGCTTACGATGGCTTACAATATGTGCAGCGACCACTCCACTGGAATTTGCGAGAGTGGGCTATCATGGCTACTGGCATCGGATTCACAGCGATGCTCGAAGTTGTCGATGATCCTCTTGCTCGCAGCTTCTTCCAGCATAATCAGGGGAAGTTCGGCGACCAGATTGAGAAGTTTGGAAATAACTTTTACGGCAATGGCATTGCTACCGGTCTGACTGCGATCACACTCTATTCGGTTGGGCTCGAGACCGACAACAATAAGCTTCGGGTCATGGGGCGACATGTGCTGCAGTCCTTTGCTTACGCCGGTCTGACAACGACTGCGCTAAAAATTATCGTTGGCCGGAACCGGCCATTTCTCAACCAAGGCTCGTTTGTATACCATGGTTTCTCGCTGAGCAATGTCTGGAATTCAATGCCATCTGGCCACGTGACTGTCGCCGCTGCGCTTAGCGAATCCCTTGCTGCCGACATCGGCAACACCTATGCTTCCATTGGACTGTATACATGTTTGGCCGCGACGGTATTCGGACGACTCTATTCCGACGAGCACTGGCTTAGCGATACATTCCTTGGTGGTGTCATTGGTACTGCCGCCGGTTATTGGGTTTCCCAGGAAGAAGACCATTACGACATGAAGACGAACTCACCGAAGCATGCCGGCCTTATGATTGTACCGACTGGGAATGGGTTTGCACTAATCTGGCCACTGTAG